TCTTCTTCCGGCAGGACCAGACTGGGAAAGTCGGTGAATTGGAGGGAAAATCTTTGTCTGAGCAATAAGCATAAACAAAGACGACGTAATAAAAGGGCTGATGCCTAAGGCAACAACTGAAAAATTAAGTAACCCGCCACCACCGACGGTATTAATGATACCTAAAAATGAATTGGTATCAATTTGAAATTGCAACAACCTGAGCCCAGGAATAGTAATTGTACCACAAACAATAAAAATTACCAATAAAAAAAATGTAAAAATTATTTTGCGGGCAAGAACTTTTTCTTTATAAACAAGAAGGATATAATTTTTAAGACTTATATATCCAGAATTTGTTTTTTCTCAAAGTTTAGCAAAAAGTTTGCTCACTAGTTTACCTCAGTAATTGAACCGCCGAGCTCTTCTATTTTAGCTAGTGCCGCTGCAGAATAAGCATTTGTTGTTACAAAAAGTTTTTTTGTTAATTCACCTTTTGCAAGTAATTTTGCTGGCAAATTACGTTTTTTAAGCACACCTTTAAGATAAAGTGACTCAAGACTAATTTTATCCCCATCTTGATAACGGCTTTCAAGATCGGATAGGTTAAAGATTTCATATTTTTTTGAGTTAAAATTGCGGAAACCAATTTTTGGCACACGACGAAATCAAGGGTTTTGACCACCTTCAAAGCCAAGACGAACAGTTGAACGTTTTTTTTGTCCAGATTGACCTCTACCGGCTTGTTTACCTTTTCCAGCAGCATGCCCACGCCCTTTACGGTGTTTTTTTGTTCTTGCACCAGGGGTATAAGTTAAATTTTCAAGTCTTATTGCCATATTTGTTCCTATTTTTTTTAAGTTTTATAATTATACTTTATTTTAAAACTTTTTTTCAAAAAACATAAAAAAAGTTTTAAGTAATTTTTAGTGCCTAAATTTTACCCTAAGGCACTAATAATTTAAAGATTTTTTGCTATTTTTTAAATAAAGGGAAAAATTTATGAATTTGAGAAGCAAAAGTTATTTTTTTTGGGCTAAAACTTGTGATGGATTAAGATCACGAAGTTCAGCTATTTGATTAATAGTTTTAAGTCCTAAAAGCGCTTTGAGAGTTGCGCGCACAACGTTAATTTTTGTTCTTGATCCGTAAGTTTTTGTATAAATATCGGTATAACCAGCAAGTTCAACAACAGCACGCACGGTATTTGAAGCAACAATTCCTTTACCTCTTGGGGCTGGTTTGATTAGAATTTTTGAAGCTGAATATTTAGCATTTATCTCATGTGGAACGGTTGATCTTCGGTAAATTGGCACAGACACAAGACGGTTTTGTGCATCTTTTACGGCTTTACGAATTGAGTCTTGCACTTCGTTAGCTTTTCCGTGACCTAGTCCAACTTTTCCTTTTTTATTACCAACAACGGCAAAGGCACTAAAAGAAAAACGGCGTCCACCTTTTACTACTTTTGTTACACGGGCAACTGAAATTATTCTTTCTTCAAACTCAGGGCGAAAATTTTTTTCTTTTGGTTTTTGACGCTGACCACGTGGTCGTTGTTGACGGCTTGCTTCTTTTGGGCTGAATTGTTTTTGATTTTGACTGTTTTGATTTGTTTTTTGCTGGTTTGATTTATTGTGAAGATTTGTATCCATTTTAGAATTTTACTCCTTGGGCTCTTAATGATTCGGCAAAAGCTTTAATGCGACCATGATATAAATAACCGCTTCGGTCAAAAACAAAAGGATTTTCTTCCAATTTAAGCTCTTTTAATTTAGCGTATAATTCAGGGGCTAAATTACTTGCAGCTTGGATATTTCCGCTGTATTTATCAGTCTTGTCAAGTGTTGAAACCGAAAGGATAACTTGATTTTTTCAAGGATCAAAAATATAAGCATAAAAATGACGTAAAGATTTATATACGCCAATCCGGTATTTTTTTTGGTCTTGGTGCGAAGGACTTAGTTTTGCTAAAATACGGACATGTTTTGCTTTTCGGTGAAAATTACGTGATTTTTGCATAATTATTTAGAAGCTTTTTTCCCTTCTTTGAGTTTGAGAATTTCGTTACTATAAGAAATTCCTTTGCCTGAATAAGGATTTGGCCGACGAACTTGACGAATTTGGGCGCTAAATTGGCCAACTTTTTGTTTGTCAATACCTTTAATTACAATAGTTGTTGCATTTGGTACTAAAACATCAAGTTCGGTTGGCACTTTGAGTTCAACTGGATGAGAATAACCAACTAAAAGTTCAATAACTTTTTCTTTTAAAGTTGCCTTATACCCAACCCCTTTAATTTTGAGTTCTTTTTGAAAACCTTTTGAAACACCAATTAACATTCCACTAAGGTGAGAATTTGTTGTTCCATGAAGTTGTTTTACATGTTTATCTTCAGATTTTCTGATTGTCTTTAGTGTACTGTTTTCTTCAATAATTGTAATTAAATCAGAAAATTGACGCTCTAAAATACCTAAGGGACCTTGAATTTTAACATTTGAGCCATTAATTTCAACACTAACTTTTTCAGGAATAATTAAAACACGATTACCGACACGTGACATATTTTTTACCAAATGTAGGCGATAATTTCACCGCCGACATTTTCCTTTCTTGCTTGTGAATCAGTTAAGAGCCCTTTTGAAGTTGATAAAATTGCAATTCCGTAGCCAGATTGGACAAAAGGAATTTTTTGGGCAGGAGCATAAACGCGAAGCGAAGGTTTAGAAATTCTTTTAAGTCCAGAAATTGATGAAGTAGTTCCTTTGTATTTGAGCTCAACAGTTATTGTTTTTTTAAGCTCGCCTTCAATTTGGAAATCTTTAATATATCCAGCTTCTTTAATAATTTCTAACATTTTTGCTTTAATTTTTGAATGTTGAAATGATACTTGTTTGTGTTTTCTGATTGTTGCATTCCGAATTCGGGTTAGCATATCAGCAATTGGATCTGTTATAAAAGCCATAATTTTACCAACTCGCTTTCTTAATTCCAGGAATTCGTCCTTGGTGAGCCAAAGTACGAAAACAAATACGGCAAATACGGAATTTTCTTAAAACTGAATGAGAACGGCCACACAACTGACAACGAGTATAGGCACGAACTTTGAATTTAGGAGCCCGATTTGCTTTGACTTTTCACGACATTTTTGCCATAGATTTATCCTTTAACCTAAAAAATTTTTAATTTTTTGCGAAAAATTAACTTTTTTTCGCAAAAGGAAAGCCTAATAATTCAAGAAGTTTTAAGGCTTGCTCATTATTTTTTGCACTTGTTACTATTATTACATCAAGTCCGCGAATTTTTGTGATTTTATCAAAAGTTATCTCAGGAAAAACGATTGATTCTTTAAAACCAAGGGCAAAATTTCCTTTGCCATCAAAAGATTTAGGGGAAAGACCACGAAAATCACGAATACGAGGAATTGCAATATTGAGAACTTTTGAAAGAAAATTTCACATTTGTTCACGACGGAGAGTAACTTTTCCACCAACTGGCATTCCTTGACGAAGTTTTCAAGTTGCAAGTGATTTTTTTGCCACTGTTTTATACGGTTTTTGACCGGTAATGTTTGCAAGATCATCAAGAACAGCTTCGATTGCTTTTGCATTTGTTACTTGATTTCCGGCAGTCATATTAACGACAACTTTTACAATTTTGGGAACTTCAGAAGGAGATTTGAAATTAAAATGGTCTTTTAGTTGGCCAAAAACATTATCACGATAGTGCTCTTGAAGCTTTGTCATACTAAATAGCCTTTCCTGTTTTTTTTGCAATTCGGGTTTTTTTACCATTTTCTACTTTAAAGCCAACACGAGTTGGAACAGCCGGCTTATCTTTTCCAGCTTTTTTGGCAACAAGCGCTAGTTTTGAAAGTAAAATTGGCGCCTCATAAGTGACAATTTCACCTTTTGTATTTTGATTTGAAGGTTTACGGTGTTTTGTTTTAATGTTAACATCTTTAACAATTGCCGCATTTTTTGCAGGAATTATTTCAAGGACAGATGAGACTTTACCTTTGTCATCGCCAGATAAAACTACAACTGAATCATTTTTACGAATTTTTTGCATTTTTTAGAGAACCTCCTGCGCCAGTGAAGCGATTTTTAGGTAACCTTTTTCACGGATTTCTCTGGCAATTGGCCCAAAAACACGTGTTCCTCTTGGGGTTCCATCCTCTTTGATAATTACAACTGCATTGTCATCAAAT
Above is a window of Mesomycoplasma ovipneumoniae DNA encoding:
- the rplR gene encoding 50S ribosomal protein L18 codes for the protein MQKSRNFHRKAKHVRILAKLSPSHQDQKKYRIGVYKSLRHFYAYIFDPWKNQVILSVSTLDKTDKYSGNIQAASNLAPELYAKLKELKLEENPFVFDRSGYLYHGRIKAFAESLRAQGVKF
- the rpsE gene encoding 30S ribosomal protein S5 — its product is MDTNLHNKSNQQKTNQNSQNQKQFSPKEASRQQRPRGQRQKPKEKNFRPEFEERIISVARVTKVVKGGRRFSFSAFAVVGNKKGKVGLGHGKANEVQDSIRKAVKDAQNRLVSVPIYRRSTVPHEINAKYSASKILIKPAPRGKGIVASNTVRAVVELAGYTDIYTKTYGSRTKINVVRATLKALLGLKTINQIAELRDLNPSQVLAQKK
- a CDS encoding type Z 30S ribosomal protein S14 gives rise to the protein MAKMSWKVKANRAPKFKVRAYTRCQLCGRSHSVLRKFRICRICFRTLAHQGRIPGIKKASW
- the rpsH gene encoding 30S ribosomal protein S8 translates to MAFITDPIADMLTRIRNATIRKHKQVSFQHSKIKAKMLEIIKEAGYIKDFQIEGELKKTITVELKYKGTTSSISGLKRISKPSLRVYAPAQKIPFVQSGYGIAILSTSKGLLTDSQARKENVGGEIIAYIW
- the rplE gene encoding 50S ribosomal protein L5, which gives rise to MTKLQEHYRDNVFGQLKDHFNFKSPSEVPKIVKVVVNMTAGNQVTNAKAIEAVLDDLANITGQKPYKTVAKKSLATWKLRQGMPVGGKVTLRREQMWNFLSKVLNIAIPRIRDFRGLSPKSFDGKGNFALGFKESIVFPEITFDKITKIRGLDVIIVTSAKNNEQALKLLELLGFPFAKKS
- the rplX gene encoding 50S ribosomal protein L24: MQKIRKNDSVVVLSGDDKGKVSSVLEIIPAKNAAIVKDVNIKTKHRKPSNQNTKGEIVTYEAPILLSKLALVAKKAGKDKPAVPTRVGFKVENGKKTRIAKKTGKAI
- the rplF gene encoding 50S ribosomal protein L6; translation: MSRVGNRVLIIPEKVSVEINGSNVKIQGPLGILERQFSDLITIIEENSTLKTIRKSEDKHVKQLHGTTNSHLSGMLIGVSKGFQKELKIKGVGYKATLKEKVIELLVGYSHPVELKVPTELDVLVPNATTIVIKGIDKQKVGQFSAQIRQVRRPNPYSGKGISYSNEILKLKEGKKASK
- the rplO gene encoding 50S ribosomal protein L15 yields the protein MAIRLENLTYTPGARTKKHRKGRGHAAGKGKQAGRGQSGQKKRSTVRLGFEGGQNPWFRRVPKIGFRNFNSKKYEIFNLSDLESRYQDGDKISLESLYLKGVLKKRNLPAKLLAKGELTKKLFVTTNAYSAAALAKIEELGGSITEVN